The following proteins come from a genomic window of Salvia hispanica cultivar TCC Black 2014 chromosome 4, UniMelb_Shisp_WGS_1.0, whole genome shotgun sequence:
- the LOC125222429 gene encoding protein TRANSPARENT TESTA 9 isoform X4, giving the protein MWFSFWRSRDRLSLDELRFIVDQLIKVQAVNEVNKEFVIEALRSIAELITYGDQHDAAYFEVFMEKQVMGEFVRILRICKSLIVSRQLLQTMSIMIQNLKSDHSIYYMFSNEHVNYLIAYPFDFRNEELLSYYISFLRAISGKLNKDTISLLVKTESEEVVDFPLYVEAIRFAFHEESMIRTAVRALTLNVYHVGDDTVNRFVSKAPHSDYFVNLIEFFRDRCIHLNSIVSNAKMSRSAELSSSILSAVDEIEDNLYYFSDVVSAGIPDVGRLIMDKVLRILIFPLIFPSFSRTEAVKESSLGAVTSLYLLCCILRIVKIKDLANIVAAALLCYPDIFPESSEAKLNGNLPSHASSDVQSQNNDASSQNSESDTGNHTPHSAFNHNYSSMRFAPRETLLSFVVSGDEVQVAGSLNVLATLLQTKELDESMVDALGILPQRKQHKKKLLQALVGEDSAEEQLFSSEGAKVKDGISGELDLYLQKLKQEYAGISCAHPEVGASPRVHRFQVLDSLVSLFCRSNISAETLWDGGWLLRQLLPYSKAEFNSHHLTLLRDSFHHCTARVLEEARGTWSDLLLRVICDEWRKCKRAIEASSPRKDPKCILLPPFKSANDEHASSESSFAAGERMCEAVKVFALLHHLHIFSLGKVLPDQPPVFCSVDTPEKSRARIAGLRLPELKPNAEINLVGAIPCRIAFERGKERHFYFLALSMGSSGWLVLAEELPAKPGRGLVRVVAPLAGCKDMAAA; this is encoded by the exons ATGTGGTTTTCCTTTTGGCGATCCAGGGATAGACTGTCGTTAGATGAACTCAG ATTCATTGTTGATCAACTGATAAAAGTTCAAGCCGTGAATGAGGTTAACAAA GAGTTTGTCATTGAGGCTTTGAGATCTATTGCGGAGTTGATAACATATGGTGACCAGCATGATGCTGCCTATTTCGA GGTTTTCATGGAGAAGCAGGTCATGGGCGAGTTTGTACGCATATTAAGAATATGTAAATCTCTGATCGTCTCACGCCAGCTATTGCAGACAATGAGCATAATGATCCAGAACCTGAAAAGTGATCATTCCATAT ACTATATGTTTAGCAATGAACATGTTAACTACCTCATTGCATATCCTTTTGACTTCAGAAACGAAGAGTTGTTATCTTACTACATATCCTTCCTAAG AGCGATAAGTGGGAAGTTGAATAAGGATACAATTTCACTCCTTGTTAAGACAGAAAGT GAGGAAGTAGTTGATTTCCCCCTTTATGTTGAGGCGATACGGTTTGCATTTCATGAAGAAAGTATGATCCGAACTGCTGTTCGTGCTTTAACCTTGAACGTTTATCATG TTGGAGATGACACTGTAAATAGATTTGTATCCAAGGCCCCACATTCAGATTATTTTGTGAACTTGATCGAATTTTTTCGAGATCGGTGTATCCATTTGAACTCAATTGTTTCAAATGCTAAAAT GAGCCGAAGTGCAGAACTTTCGTCTTCCATTCTTTCTGCTGTTGACGAGATTGAAGACaatctctattattttagtGATGTTGTTTCTGCTGGAATCCCTGATGTTGGGAGGTTGATAATGGACAAAGTTCTGAGGATTCTGATATTTCCGCTGATCTTCCCATCCTTTAGTAGGACTGAAGCAGTCAAA GAATCAAGTCTTGGGGCTGTCACTTCTTTATATTTACTTTGTTGCATTCTGCGCATAGTAAAAATCAAAGATCTGGCAAATATTGTTGCTGCTGCTCTTCTATGTTATCCAGATATCTTTCCTGAGAGTTCGGAGGCTAAGCTCAACGGTAATCTGCCGAGCCATGCTTCTTCAGATGTACAAAGCCAAAATAATGACGCAAGCAGTCAAAATTCTGAATCTGACACCGGAAATCATACACCTCACAGTGCATTCAATCATAACTATAGCAGTATGAGATTTGCTCCGAG GGAAACTTTGCTTTCATTTGTTGTCAGTGGAGATGAAGTTCAAGTTGCTGGCTCCTTAAATGTTCTAGCAACATTGTTGCAGACAAAAG AACTAGACGAGTCAATGGTTGATGCTCTTGGCATACTTCCACAACGCaaacaacataaaaagaaaCTGCTG CAAGCCTTGGTTGGGGAAGATTCTGCAGAAGAGCAACTTTTCTCATCAGAAGGTGCTAAGGTCAAAGATGGCATTAGTGGCGAACTTGATCTCTATCTGCAAAAATTGAAG CAGGAGTATGCTGGAATTTCATGTGCACACCCAGAGGTTGGAGCGAGTCCTCGCGTGCATAGATTTCAA GTACTCGATTCGTTGGTTAGTCTCTTCTGCAGATCAAATATCTCTGCAGAAACATTGTGGGATGGTGGTTGGCTTTTGCGGCAGTTGTTACCTTACAGCAAAGCGGAGTTCAACAGCCATCATCTTACTTTGCTCAGA GATTCGTTTCACCATTGCACTGCTCGTGTTCTAGAGGAGGCTAGAGGAACGTGGTCTGATTTATTATTGAGAGTTATTTGTGATGAGTGGAGAAAGTGCAAAAGAG CAATTGAGGCATCTTCTCCGCGAAAAGATCCAAAGTGTATTCTATTGCCGCCATTCAAATCTGCCAATGACG AGCATGCATCATCTGAATCATCATTTGCTGCTGGAGAGAGAATGTGTGAAGCAGTGAAG GTGTTTGCGTTGCTTCATCATCTCCACATTTTCTCGCTTGGTAAAGTTTTGCCAGATCAACCTCCTGTATTCTGTTCTGTTGATACTCCAGAGAAGTCCAGAGCAAGGATTGCTGGTTTACGTCTTCCAGAACTTAAACCAAATGCTGAAATTAACCTTG TTGGTGCAATTCCTTGTCGAATTGCATTTGAAAGGGGTAAAGAACGCCATTTCTACTTTCTAGCCCTCTCTATGGGTAGCTCAGGTTGGCTTGTCCTTGCGGAGGAATTACCAGCGAAACCAGGACGAGGATTGGTACGAGTTGTGGCACCATTGGCTGGATGTAAG GATATGGCAGCTGCTTGA